One region of Armatimonadota bacterium genomic DNA includes:
- a CDS encoding sugar phosphate isomerase/epimerase family protein, which yields MISCDTYSVRDYFKEGKIDCLSVPKLLKDLGISGVTYNQLYMSSYDTEYLDKIKQACADAGVKITGFIIEGNLAGDDAQAREKQMADDEMMMRAAAYMGAPVVRINLGSTGDLERDKTEGVQRCIEAFNRLIPIAKQLNVKITIENHGGVSKTADMILDVINGTDREWVGSCLDFGNWTDDVRYTESAKLAPYAYHVHAKTHEFNDKGEDINKDYKRLLQMLKDVDYKRAVSIEYEGPDDQVEGVKKTRDLILRYWPELAD from the coding sequence ATGATATCCTGCGACACTTACAGTGTGAGAGACTACTTCAAAGAGGGCAAGATCGACTGCCTTAGTGTGCCCAAGCTCCTTAAGGACCTGGGTATATCGGGTGTGACGTACAACCAGCTATATATGAGTTCTTACGACACAGAGTATCTCGATAAGATCAAGCAGGCTTGTGCCGACGCCGGGGTCAAGATCACCGGGTTTATTATTGAGGGCAACCTTGCTGGTGATGATGCCCAGGCTCGCGAGAAGCAGATGGCCGATGACGAGATGATGATGCGAGCGGCAGCGTATATGGGCGCGCCTGTTGTGCGGATCAATCTCGGCAGTACTGGAGACTTGGAGCGTGACAAGACGGAAGGCGTGCAGCGGTGCATTGAGGCGTTCAATCGACTTATCCCGATTGCAAAGCAGCTCAATGTCAAGATCACGATTGAAAACCACGGCGGTGTCAGCAAGACCGCCGACATGATCCTGGATGTGATAAACGGAACTGACCGCGAATGGGTCGGTTCATGTCTGGACTTCGGCAACTGGACCGATGACGTGCGCTACACCGAAAGCGCCAAGCTCGCTCCGTATGCCTATCATGTGCATGCCAAGACCCATGAGTTTAATGATAAGGGCGAGGATATCAATAAAGACTACAAGCGCCTTCTGCAAATGCTTAAGGACGTGGACTATAAGCGCGCCGTCTCAATCGAGTATGAGGGCCCTGACGACCAGGTCGAAGGCGTCAAAAAGACTCGCGACCTGATCCTGAGATACTGGCCCGAACTGGCTGATTAG
- the aroF gene encoding 3-deoxy-7-phosphoheptulonate synthase, with protein sequence MIIIMHTQATEDEVRAVKQEIKKIGFRPFMNPGVERKVIAVLGELDVRKADLVEHFNAMSGVARVELISDLWKLASRTYHPENTVVSIGDVKIGGNEVVVAAGPCSVETEEQTIEVAQQVKAAGAKMLRGGAFKPRTSPYAFQGLGEEGLKILASARKETGLPVVTEVMDTHEVDLVCEYADVLQIGARNMQNFALLKKVGSAGRPVLLKRGLGSKVKDLLMSAEYIISEGNQNVILCERGITTFEDSTRNTTDINAIPVLKNWTHLPVMLDPSHATGNWLYVGAVAKAAVAGGADGLLLEVHNDPAHAMSDGPQSLRPEKFAHLMGELKRVAAAVDRAM encoded by the coding sequence ATGATTATCATTATGCACACGCAGGCAACTGAAGACGAAGTGAGGGCAGTAAAACAGGAAATTAAAAAAATCGGCTTCAGACCTTTTATGAACCCCGGCGTGGAGCGAAAAGTAATTGCAGTGCTCGGAGAACTGGACGTACGCAAGGCCGATCTGGTCGAGCACTTCAATGCAATGAGTGGAGTCGCGAGGGTAGAGCTGATCTCCGATTTGTGGAAACTTGCCTCGCGTACATATCATCCGGAGAACACCGTCGTCAGTATTGGCGATGTCAAAATAGGCGGCAATGAGGTAGTAGTGGCTGCAGGGCCATGCTCTGTCGAGACCGAGGAGCAGACAATCGAGGTTGCGCAACAGGTCAAGGCAGCGGGAGCCAAGATGCTGCGCGGCGGCGCATTCAAACCCAGGACCTCTCCGTATGCTTTCCAGGGCTTGGGCGAGGAGGGTCTCAAGATACTCGCCAGCGCCCGCAAAGAGACTGGTCTGCCCGTCGTGACTGAGGTAATGGACACACACGAGGTCGATCTGGTGTGCGAATATGCCGATGTGCTTCAGATCGGCGCGCGCAATATGCAAAACTTTGCTCTTCTAAAAAAAGTAGGGTCGGCCGGTCGGCCTGTGCTGCTCAAGCGCGGGCTTGGCTCCAAGGTCAAAGACCTGCTCATGTCTGCCGAGTATATAATCTCCGAGGGAAACCAGAATGTCATTCTGTGCGAGCGCGGCATTACGACTTTTGAGGACTCGACCAGGAACACCACTGACATCAACGCAATCCCTGTGCTCAAGAACTGGACTCATCTGCCTGTAATGCTCGATCCGAGCCATGCCACAGGCAACTGGCTATATGTCGGCGCCGTTGCGAAGGCTGCGGTGGCAGGCGGAGCCGACGGCCTTTTGCTGGAGGTCCATAATGATCCGGCGCATGCCATGAGCGACGGACCTCAGTCTCTGCGACCCGAGAAATTCGCCCACCTGATGGGTGAGCTTAAGCGGGTAGCCGCTGCGGTTGACCGGGCGATGTGA
- a CDS encoding BON domain-containing protein: MIARERALTMAVGDRLKAEEIKAVLIANEMEGLSEIDVNVHGGVVVLEGDVDTEEQKLLAEQLVYEEDIKGVINNIRVVPRVPGKASAYDGFDARLGFGPAEGDAGDIAFSLSAADNVPGPGAPTSEQFPGQFSDDEIESQIEREFQTQSEVDISNVEFNSENQIVNLEGSVETADDLNSIQEMILRMRGVLGINSKLRIKQGDTGTPVE, encoded by the coding sequence ATGATCGCGCGAGAAAGGGCACTGACGATGGCAGTTGGAGACAGGTTAAAAGCTGAAGAGATAAAAGCGGTTCTGATAGCAAATGAAATGGAAGGGCTATCAGAGATAGACGTAAATGTGCATGGCGGAGTGGTCGTGCTTGAGGGAGATGTCGACACTGAAGAACAGAAATTGCTCGCAGAACAGTTGGTATATGAAGAAGACATTAAAGGAGTCATAAATAACATCCGCGTAGTTCCCAGGGTTCCGGGCAAAGCATCCGCCTATGACGGTTTCGACGCGCGGCTGGGATTCGGACCCGCTGAAGGTGACGCCGGAGACATAGCCTTTTCGCTGTCGGCTGCGGATAACGTCCCCGGGCCGGGCGCACCCACAAGCGAGCAGTTTCCCGGACAGTTTTCTGACGATGAAATAGAATCCCAGATCGAACGTGAATTCCAGACACAAAGCGAAGTAGATATATCAAACGTTGAGTTCAACTCTGAAAACCAGATCGTGAACCTCGAAGGCAGTGTCGAAACGGCAGATGACCTGAACAGCATTCAAGAAATGATACTCCGCATGCGAGGCGTATTGGGCATCAACAGCAAATTGAGAATTAAACAAGGAGATACCGGCACACCAGTGGAGTAG
- a CDS encoding hydroxyacid dehydrogenase, with amino-acid sequence MKPKVAVLLLRNYRGQPLSEAVIYHKDIQRLEQFAQIINTDMPDADPGTVRQIIAGADACLTGWGTPKLTTEILDAAPNLKMIAHTAGSVKPIVSDAVWERGIKVTSGAAAIAVGVAEHALGLMLSTMKRTYWLNDIIHKGGWLDKDERNKIVEAYGIKVGVIGAGNAGRHFIKLLSNFDLDILLYDPFVSDEAAKQMGVVKYDNLDDMMREADVISIHAPSLPETASMINSHNLKLLKDGAIIINTARGAIIDESALYDELKTGRITACLDVTEPEPPLEDNPLRSLPNVVFTPHIAGAIANNMARMGSYAVSELERFFTGETLKYEVTQQDLARLA; translated from the coding sequence TTGAAACCTAAAGTTGCTGTTTTGTTATTGAGGAATTACAGGGGGCAACCGCTCAGCGAAGCGGTTATTTATCATAAAGATATCCAGCGGCTTGAACAGTTCGCTCAGATAATAAACACCGACATGCCTGACGCCGACCCGGGCACAGTGAGACAAATCATCGCGGGTGCTGACGCATGCCTTACCGGCTGGGGCACACCAAAACTAACCACCGAAATTCTGGACGCGGCGCCGAATCTCAAGATGATTGCTCATACGGCAGGGAGCGTGAAACCTATTGTCTCTGACGCTGTTTGGGAGCGCGGAATTAAAGTAACCAGTGGCGCTGCTGCGATTGCCGTAGGTGTAGCCGAGCACGCTCTGGGTCTGATGCTCTCCACAATGAAGCGCACTTACTGGCTCAACGATATAATCCACAAAGGCGGATGGCTCGACAAAGACGAGAGAAATAAGATAGTGGAAGCCTACGGGATTAAGGTGGGAGTTATTGGCGCTGGAAATGCCGGACGGCATTTTATCAAGCTACTGAGTAATTTTGACCTGGATATTCTGCTATACGACCCGTTCGTTTCAGATGAGGCTGCCAAACAGATGGGTGTTGTGAAATATGATAACCTCGACGACATGATGCGTGAGGCCGATGTGATCTCCATCCACGCACCCAGCCTGCCTGAAACAGCAAGCATGATCAACTCGCACAACCTCAAGCTCCTCAAGGATGGAGCGATTATCATAAACACTGCGCGCGGAGCCATAATAGACGAATCCGCGCTATACGATGAACTCAAGACAGGCCGCATCACAGCCTGCCTGGACGTTACCGAACCTGAGCCGCCGTTGGAGGACAACCCCCTGCGCAGCTTGCCGAATGTGGTATTTACACCGCATATCGCCGGTGCAATAGCAAACAATATGGCACGTATGGGCAGCTATGCCGTAAGCGAGCTGGAGAGGTTCTTCACTGGTGAAACGCTGAAGTATGAGGTCACGCAACAGGACCTGGCACGTCTGGCTTAA